A genomic region of Eriocheir sinensis breed Jianghai 21 chromosome 42, ASM2467909v1, whole genome shotgun sequence contains the following coding sequences:
- the LOC127010155 gene encoding protein split ends-like isoform X2, with product MADLNYDPMQGEQGGEDGTLGTDIPDEVLDHYVKEFEENDESLSLHDLEQYLDDPGELAIPQEPSQPEHPSPSAPERPHSQGKFEKRCVISKVGEMAVAGVDGLVPETDEEVPMCDSVPKAFDYMGATKGEAEVPFSAKNINLTALDGDKGVPIWTSLTKTNMGDSQAGGVPTSATSYPAYSGGSLPETGVPTSATSYPAYSGGSLPETGVPTSAISHQVYIGTSSEDSAVPMNAGIETEVPAITSANPSTELQGARTGSQHIAVIEHSDISEMYSSNPPTHMSSPTLDFFNQGGTQTSNASNTVPGNGRQIIYRIGGTNIKLPINMSFRVFQSGTDNGTTGGVPPNPTVGTLLMSNQPSISMIDLKQNTGRKIKEEKEDKVREEEEEEKDIAGGKRHIDKTQEENKRNKRRRQTKKQTEEEEEEKEKVPCYMQKPSEDPEQERKRKDAIRAKNVRDKKKNRMAELEKENKELKEKEEKYKEETDRLKKENEGLKEKEEKHKEEIDRLKKENEGLTAQVQGWRTWVAELLTVLREQFNIMVASFGTPGP from the exons ATGGCTGACTTGAACTATGACCCAATGCAAGGGGAGCAGGGGGGGGAGGATGGCACTCTCGGAACTGACATACCGGATGAAGTTCTGGATCATTACGTCAAAGAGtttgaagaaaatgatgaatcTCTTTCCCTGCATGACTTAGAACAGTACCTAGATGACCCTGGGGAATTGGCAATCCCCCAGGAACCCTCCCAGCCTGAGCATCCTTCCCCCAGTGCCCCAGAACGCCCGCATTCCCAGGGGAAGTTCGAGAAGCGCTGTGTCATTAGCAAGGTGGGTGAGATGGCAGTCGCTGGGGTGGATGGACTAGTGCCGGAGACGGATGAAGAAGTGCCAATGTGTGACAGTGTTCCCAAGGCCTTTGACTACATGGGTGCCACTAAGGGGGAAGCTGAAGTGCCATTTAGTGCCAAAAATATCAACCTAACTGCCTTGGATGGGGATAAAGGAGTGCCAATTTGGACCTCCCTCACCAAGACCAACATGGGTGACTCTCAAGCAGGTGGAGTGCCAACAAGTGCCACAAGTTATCCGGCATACAGTGGTGGCTCTCTACCGGAAACTGGAGTGCCAACAAGTGCCACAAGTTATCCGGCATACAGTGGTGGCTCTCTACCGGAAACTGGAGTGCCAACAAGTGCCATAAGTCATCAG GTATACATTGGCACCTCCAGCGAAGATTCTGCAGTGCCCATGAATGCCGGGATTGAAACAGAAGTGCCAGCTATCACGAGTGCCAACCCCTCAACAGAGCTGCAGGGTGCCAGGACAGGGAGCCAGCACATCGCCGTTATTGAGCACAGTGACATTAGTGAGATGTACAGTAGTAATCCGCCAACACACATGTCTTCTCCCACTTTGGATTTCTTTAACCAGGGTGGCACTCAGACTAGCAATGCTTCGAACACAGTGCCAGGAAATGGAAGGCAAATCATATACAGGATTGGTGGCACTAACATAAAACTGCCAATCAACATGAGTTTTCGTGTCTTCCAATCTGGCACTGATAATGGCACCACAGGAGGAGTGCCACCAAATCCCACGGTTGGCACTCTGCTCATGTCGAACCAGCCGAGCATTTCCATGATTGACTTGAAACAGAACACAggcaggaaaataaaggaagagaaagaagacaaagtacgagaagaggaggaggaagagaaagacatcgCTGGAGGGAAACGGCACATTGACAAAACgcaggaagagaataagagaaacaagCGAAGACGTCAAACCAAGAagcaaacggaggaggaggaggaggaaaaggagaaggtacCTTGTTACATGCAGAAGCCTTCCGAAGATCCAGAACAAGAACGGAAACGGAAGGACGCCATCCGGGCCAAAAATGTACGcgataaaaagaagaacagaatggCGGAactggaaaaggagaacaaggaactgaaggagaaggaggagaaatataaggaagaaaCTGATCGCCttaagaaggagaacgagggactgaaggagaaggaggagaaacataagGAAGAAATTGATCGCCttaagaaggagaacgagggacTGACAGCACAGGTTCAGGGGTGGAGGACCTGGGTGGCGGAACTTCTGACCGTACTGAGGGAGCAGTTCAACATCATGGTGGCATCCTTTGGCACTCCAGG ACCATAG
- the LOC127010156 gene encoding LIM domain-binding protein 3-like has product MDVPQLPRHQFQLEMDSDAMFISVPESSSPQYAPAKLCPPQHPGLYAPQPGTPPQLVPDAASWTSPQPCPQAWPTHQGPPGGAAGLEEALPDFTPWLEDFQGLQVCQGEPKLLHESQGVPQVSQCVLQMPQCVPQVPLGLQGVPLGLQESQGVPYFQQVCQDVPQVPQGPHGALQVGQGEPLESQQSPASQEGSPEGAVGPRRARRAPRPRRSKLYEREEPFEDPQQEKRRRDAINSKKNRDASKAKMTDLRRRVDAAATLRDNLRREVAALRQRETQLLAQLEGQAPAAASVTTLTPPGQGSPVAATLPPAATLAGTPQGTAFLPATTATTASLHCPSPHLTLATPYLPPTPPSSCMQADTLLTPTPSPGPYFSPFTPPTPHPPH; this is encoded by the coding sequence ATGGACGTGCCCCAGCTGCCCCGCCACCAGTTTCAGCTGGAGATGGACAGCGACGCCATGTTCATCTCCGTCCCTGAGAGCTCCTCCCCCCAGTACGCCCCCGCCAAGCTGTGCCCTCCCCAGCACCCCGGCCTGTACGCCCCCCAGCCGGGCACCCCGCCCCAGCTGGTTCCTGACGCCGCCTCCTGGACCTCGCCACAGCCGTGCCCGCAGGCCTGGCCCACACACCAGGGTCCTCCGGGGGGCGCGGCGGGCCTGGAGGAGGCGTTGCCAGACTTCACGCCGTGGCTAGAGGACTTCCAGGGGCTACAGGTGTGCCAGGGCGAACCTAAGCTACTTCATGAGTCGCAGGGCGTGCCACAAGTGTCGCAGTGCGTGCTACAGATGCCGCAGTGCGTGCCACAGGTGCCGCTGGGGCTGCAGGGCGTGCCGCTGGGGCTGCAGGAGTCCCAAGGAGTGCCATATTTTCAACAGGTCTGCCAAGACGTGCCACAAGTGCCGCAAGGTCCGCACGGAGCGCTACAGGTGGGCCAGGGCGAGCCGCTGGAGTCTCAGCAGTCCCCGGCGTCGCAGGAAGGCTCCCCTGAGGGCGCGGTGGGCCCCCGGCGAGCGCGCCGCGCCCCGCGCCCCCGCCGCTCCAAGCTGTACGAGCGTGAGGAGCCCTTCGAGGATCCGCAGCAGGAGAAGCGGCGCCGCGACGCCATCAACTCCAAGAAGAACCGTGACGCCAGCAAGGCCAAGATGACTGACCTTCGCCGCCGCGTGGACGCCGCCGCTACGCTGCGAGACAATTTACGGCGCGAGGTGGCGGCGCTGCGCCAGCGGGAGACGCAGCTCTTGGCGCAGCTGGAGGGCCAGgcgcccgccgccgcctccgtgaCGACCCTCACCCCGCCTGGCCAGGGCAGCCCCGTCGCCGCCACCCTGCCGCCCGCCGCCACCCTGGCCGGCACTCCGCAGGGCACCGCCTTCCTGCCGgcgaccaccgccaccaccgccagccTGCACTGCCCCTCGCCGCACCTCACCCTCGCCACGCCCTACCTGCCCCCCACGCCCCCCAGTAGCTGCATGCAAGCCGACAccctcctcacccccaccccctcacccggCCCCTACTTCAGCCCCTTCACCCCCCCGACCCCCCACCCGCCTCACTAA
- the LOC127010155 gene encoding protein split ends-like isoform X1 — protein sequence MADLNYDPMQGEQGGEDGTLGTDIPDEVLDHYVKEFEENDESLSLHDLEQYLDDPGELAIPQEPSQPEHPSPSAPERPHSQGKFEKRCVISKVGEMAVAGVDGLVPETDEEVPMCDSVPKAFDYMGATKGEAEVPFSAKNINLTALDGDKGVPIWTSLTKTNMGDSQAGGVPTSATSYPAYSGGSLPETGVPTSATSYPAYSGGSLPETGVPTSAISHQVYIGGSQPETGVPTSAISHQVYIGTSSEDSAVPMNAGIETEVPAITSANPSTELQGARTGSQHIAVIEHSDISEMYSSNPPTHMSSPTLDFFNQGGTQTSNASNTVPGNGRQIIYRIGGTNIKLPINMSFRVFQSGTDNGTTGGVPPNPTVGTLLMSNQPSISMIDLKQNTGRKIKEEKEDKVREEEEEEKDIAGGKRHIDKTQEENKRNKRRRQTKKQTEEEEEEKEKVPCYMQKPSEDPEQERKRKDAIRAKNVRDKKKNRMAELEKENKELKEKEEKYKEETDRLKKENEGLKEKEEKHKEEIDRLKKENEGLTAQVQGWRTWVAELLTVLREQFNIMVASFGTPGP from the exons ATGGCTGACTTGAACTATGACCCAATGCAAGGGGAGCAGGGGGGGGAGGATGGCACTCTCGGAACTGACATACCGGATGAAGTTCTGGATCATTACGTCAAAGAGtttgaagaaaatgatgaatcTCTTTCCCTGCATGACTTAGAACAGTACCTAGATGACCCTGGGGAATTGGCAATCCCCCAGGAACCCTCCCAGCCTGAGCATCCTTCCCCCAGTGCCCCAGAACGCCCGCATTCCCAGGGGAAGTTCGAGAAGCGCTGTGTCATTAGCAAGGTGGGTGAGATGGCAGTCGCTGGGGTGGATGGACTAGTGCCGGAGACGGATGAAGAAGTGCCAATGTGTGACAGTGTTCCCAAGGCCTTTGACTACATGGGTGCCACTAAGGGGGAAGCTGAAGTGCCATTTAGTGCCAAAAATATCAACCTAACTGCCTTGGATGGGGATAAAGGAGTGCCAATTTGGACCTCCCTCACCAAGACCAACATGGGTGACTCTCAAGCAGGTGGAGTGCCAACAAGTGCCACAAGTTATCCGGCATACAGTGGTGGCTCTCTACCGGAAACTGGAGTGCCAACAAGTGCCACAAGTTATCCGGCATACAGTGGTGGCTCTCTACCGGAAACTGGAGTGCCAACAAGTGCCATAAGTCATCAGGTATACATTGGTGGCTCTCAACCGGAAACTGGAGTGCCAACAAGTGCCATAAGTCATCAGGTATACATTGGCACCTCCAGCGAAGATTCTGCAGTGCCCATGAATGCCGGGATTGAAACAGAAGTGCCAGCTATCACGAGTGCCAACCCCTCAACAGAGCTGCAGGGTGCCAGGACAGGGAGCCAGCACATCGCCGTTATTGAGCACAGTGACATTAGTGAGATGTACAGTAGTAATCCGCCAACACACATGTCTTCTCCCACTTTGGATTTCTTTAACCAGGGTGGCACTCAGACTAGCAATGCTTCGAACACAGTGCCAGGAAATGGAAGGCAAATCATATACAGGATTGGTGGCACTAACATAAAACTGCCAATCAACATGAGTTTTCGTGTCTTCCAATCTGGCACTGATAATGGCACCACAGGAGGAGTGCCACCAAATCCCACGGTTGGCACTCTGCTCATGTCGAACCAGCCGAGCATTTCCATGATTGACTTGAAACAGAACACAggcaggaaaataaaggaagagaaagaagacaaagtacgagaagaggaggaggaagagaaagacatcgCTGGAGGGAAACGGCACATTGACAAAACgcaggaagagaataagagaaacaagCGAAGACGTCAAACCAAGAagcaaacggaggaggaggaggaggaaaaggagaaggtacCTTGTTACATGCAGAAGCCTTCCGAAGATCCAGAACAAGAACGGAAACGGAAGGACGCCATCCGGGCCAAAAATGTACGcgataaaaagaagaacagaatggCGGAactggaaaaggagaacaaggaactgaaggagaaggaggagaaatataaggaagaaaCTGATCGCCttaagaaggagaacgagggactgaaggagaaggaggagaaacataagGAAGAAATTGATCGCCttaagaaggagaacgagggacTGACAGCACAGGTTCAGGGGTGGAGGACCTGGGTGGCGGAACTTCTGACCGTACTGAGGGAGCAGTTCAACATCATGGTGGCATCCTTTGGCACTCCAGG ACCATAG
- the LOC127010228 gene encoding splicing factor 3A subunit 2-like translates to MVRSNPPPPPAFLGQETPRTLPPLGAAPLTAAPPQQDRRQEQPPEETLQDLLDSLPQELPEEPLGADLDPLGLDLDPLIIASPDGPAPQHAPAKLSTPQHPGLHAPAKLPTPQHPGLHAPANLPTPQHPGLHSPQPGTPPQHPGLHAPAKLPTPQHPGLHAPANLPTPQHPGLHSPQPGTPPQHPGLHSPQPGTPPQHPGLHSPQPGTPPQHPGLHSPQPGTTPQLVPDAATAAAAAAWPSPVPGLQEGGPEGAAGLRDGRSAPRPRRFRLYEREEPFEDPLQEKRRRDAINSKKNRDASKARMTDLRRRRDEAVAQLNDLRQEVADLRRREAMFLAYLAALPPAWPGSAAPRQQA, encoded by the coding sequence ATGGTCCGCTcaaaccctccccctcccccagcctTCCTGGGGCAGGAGACGCCCCGCACCCTGCCGCCCCTCGGCGCCGCGCCCCTGaccgccgccccgccccagcAGGACCGCCGCCAGGAGCAGCCCCCGGAGGAGACGCTGCAGGACCTCCTGGACTCCCTGCCGCAGGAGCTCCCTGAAGAGCCCCTGGGGGCGGACCTCGACCCCCTGGGGCTGGACCTCGACCCCCTGATCATCGCCTCCCCTGACGGCCCCGCCCCGCAGCACGCCCCTGCCAAGCTGTCCACGCCCCAGCACCCCGGCCTGCACGCCCCCGCCAAGCTCCCCACGCCCCAGCACCCCGGCCTGCACGCCCCCGCCAACCTGCCCACGCCCCAGCACCCCGGCCTGCACTCCCCCCAGCCAGGCACCCCGCCCCAGCACCCCGGCCTGCACGCCCCCGCCAAGCTCCCCACGCCCCAGCACCCCGGCCTGCACGCCCCCGCCAACCTGCCCACGCCCCAGCACCCCGGCCTGCACTCCCCCCAGCCAGGCACCCCGCCCCAGCATCCCGGCCTGCACTCCCCCCAGCCAGGCACCCCGCCCCAGCATCCCGGCCTGCACTCCCCCCAGCCAGGCACCCCGCCCCAGCATCCCGGCCTGCACTCCCCCCAGCCAGGCACAACGCCCCAGCTGGTGCCTGACgcagccaccgccgccgccgctgccgcctggCCCTCGCCGGTGCCAGGCCTGCAGGAAGGTGGCCCTGAGGGCGCAGCGGGCCTCCGGGATGGGCGCAGCGCCCCGCGCCCCCGCCGCTTCAGGCTGTACGAGCGTGAGGAGCCCTTCGAGGACCCGCTGCAGGAGAAGCGGCGCCGTGACGCCATCAACTCCAAGAAGAACCGTGACGCCAGCAAGGCCAGGATGACCGATCTGCGCCGTCGCAGAGACGAAGCCGTCGCCCAGCTGAACGACCTTCGGCAGGAGGTGGCGGACTTGCGCCGACGGGAGGCGATGTTCCTGGCGTACCTGGCGGCCCTGCCTCCCGCCTGGCCCGGCAGCGCTGCCCCCCGCCAGCAGGCATGA